In one window of Cydia fagiglandana chromosome 10, ilCydFagi1.1, whole genome shotgun sequence DNA:
- the LOC134668425 gene encoding protein PBDC1: MDVLTRPAEEFGNDETLEHLWAAKAMEHSDIYFNVLCSVDTRLLRLTPQDDLIYTHFRQDFPDLNVAYIKENEIKNNHNKAKWRAFCEKFKNIIEDYSFGTLMRADTKGDYSEQNTILVPRVQFYAIEIARNREGLNNEVKKRFKCQSKANLEAQEHKTAVTA; the protein is encoded by the exons ATG GATGTCCTAACCAGGCCTGCGGAGGAGTTTGGCAATGATGAAACATTGGAGCACCTGTGGGCTGCAAAGGCTATGGAACACAGTGACATTTACTTCAAT GTGTTATGTTCAGTAGACACACGGTTGCTACGCCTCACCCCACAAGACGACCTAATATACACACACTTCAGGCAAGACTTCCCTGACCTAAATGTAGCCTACATCAAAGAGAACGAAATTAAAAACAACCACAACAAAGCAAAATGGCGTGCGTTTtgcgaaaaatttaaaaatataattgaagACTACAGTTTTGGGACTTTGATGAGAGCCGATACAAAAGGGGACTACTCGGAACAGAATACCATACTAGTGCCAAGAGTGCAGTTCTATGCTATAGAAATTGCTAGGAATCGTGAAGGATTGAACAATGAGGTGAAGAAACGGTTCAAATGCCAGTCTAAAGCTAATTTAGAGGCACAGGAACACAAAACTGCTGTCACCGCGTAG